The Desmonostoc muscorum LEGE 12446 genome includes a region encoding these proteins:
- a CDS encoding ATP-binding protein gives MLTILFTLEIHYEQDVVQARQRTREIAQELGFDAQDQARLATAVSEIARNAFQYAKGGTVEFCLEGEPQAFLIRIQDRGGGIPQLADILSGRYSSNTGMGLGIVGTRRLMDFFEIESSEQGTMVAIGKRLSKRTPTFTDSQLQQIRQHVIGRSPQNPYEEIQRQNQELLRAMAELRKREEELTELNRELEDTNRGVIALYAELDEKADSLQKVNELKTRFLSNMSHEFRTPINSILSLSRMLLARMDGDLTTEQEKQLTFIQKAASGLSELVNDLLDLAKVEAGKTEVRPSSFEVSDLFATLRGMLRPLLVQGSSVALVVEEADAIPVLYTDEGKVAQILRNFVSNALKFTEQGEVRVSAMQTGHTVTFCVSDTGIGIAPGDRERIFEDFVQIESPLQKQVKGTGLGLPLSRKLAELLGGSVSITSELGQGSTFTTSIPIVYPHRTEFSTLLQPPLLEPTRLPILVVEDHPETLFIYENHLQESTYQLIATRTLAQARLALQQFRPTAIMLDIMLEGENGWTFLREIKGDETNRTIPVLVITIIDNEKQALALGADGFLIKPVDRLPLLNKLNKLINQNQPQKILLIDDDPAYRYLVKQLLMNTPLSILEAANGQEGLYLAQHEQPNAILLDLEMPELSGFEVLKQLKNNSVTQAIPAIIHSSAQLDAEVRSWLAEQSIAILSKETGSQTAAIAQLQHALVKAGLVLGNWEESNV, from the coding sequence ATGTTGACAATCCTTTTCACGCTCGAAATCCACTACGAACAGGATGTTGTGCAAGCTCGGCAACGAACTCGCGAGATCGCCCAGGAATTGGGGTTTGATGCTCAAGATCAGGCGCGATTGGCAACGGCAGTTTCAGAAATTGCCCGCAACGCATTTCAGTATGCCAAAGGCGGAACGGTTGAATTTTGTCTGGAAGGAGAGCCTCAAGCGTTTTTGATTCGGATTCAGGATCGGGGTGGGGGCATTCCTCAACTGGCAGACATTCTTTCAGGACGCTACTCCTCTAACACAGGAATGGGGCTGGGCATCGTGGGCACCCGCAGACTGATGGATTTCTTTGAGATTGAATCATCAGAACAGGGAACAATGGTGGCGATCGGCAAAAGGTTGTCGAAGCGTACACCTACTTTCACCGATTCGCAATTGCAACAGATTCGCCAACACGTAATTGGGCGATCGCCCCAGAATCCCTATGAAGAGATCCAGCGACAAAACCAGGAGTTACTGCGGGCAATGGCAGAGCTACGGAAGCGCGAGGAGGAATTGACCGAACTCAATCGGGAACTCGAAGATACCAATCGCGGTGTGATTGCCCTCTATGCGGAACTGGATGAGAAGGCAGACTCGCTGCAAAAGGTAAACGAGCTAAAAACCCGTTTTCTCTCAAACATGAGTCACGAGTTTCGCACGCCGATCAACTCGATTCTGTCGCTCTCTCGGATGTTGCTGGCACGTATGGATGGCGATTTGACTACCGAGCAAGAAAAGCAGTTGACATTTATCCAAAAGGCGGCAAGCGGATTATCAGAACTAGTCAACGATCTGCTGGATTTGGCAAAGGTGGAAGCTGGAAAAACTGAAGTCCGTCCCAGTAGCTTTGAAGTCAGTGACTTGTTTGCCACGCTGCGGGGAATGCTCCGCCCATTATTGGTTCAAGGCTCCTCTGTTGCCCTGGTTGTGGAGGAAGCCGATGCCATACCTGTGCTTTATACCGATGAGGGCAAAGTCGCTCAAATTCTCAGAAACTTTGTCTCCAATGCCCTCAAATTTACCGAGCAGGGAGAGGTACGCGTCAGTGCCATGCAAACAGGTCATACCGTCACCTTCTGTGTATCTGATACGGGCATCGGCATTGCTCCAGGCGATCGCGAGCGCATTTTTGAGGATTTTGTGCAAATTGAGTCCCCTCTACAAAAGCAGGTGAAGGGAACCGGGTTAGGATTGCCGTTATCGCGCAAGCTGGCGGAGCTACTCGGCGGCAGCGTTTCGATAACAAGCGAGCTGGGTCAAGGCTCCACTTTTACAACATCAATTCCCATCGTCTACCCACATAGGACTGAATTTTCCACACTACTGCAACCCCCATTACTTGAGCCAACTCGCCTGCCCATTCTAGTGGTTGAAGATCATCCGGAAACGCTATTTATTTACGAAAACCACCTCCAGGAATCAACCTATCAATTAATTGCTACCCGCACCTTAGCTCAGGCAAGGCTTGCCTTACAACAATTTCGTCCGACAGCGATCATGCTAGATATTATGCTAGAAGGAGAAAACGGCTGGACGTTCTTGCGAGAAATCAAAGGAGATGAAACAAATCGCACCATCCCTGTACTCGTTATTACCATCATTGATAACGAAAAGCAAGCACTGGCGTTAGGAGCTGACGGCTTTTTAATTAAGCCAGTAGACAGATTGCCTCTGTTGAACAAACTCAATAAGCTAATTAATCAGAATCAGCCTCAAAAAATTTTGTTAATTGACGATGACCCCGCCTATCGTTATCTTGTAAAACAACTATTAATGAATACACCGTTGAGTATTTTAGAAGCCGCAAACGGACAAGAAGGATTATATTTGGCACAACACGAGCAGCCAAATGCGATCCTACTTGACTTGGAGATGCCAGAACTCAGCGGTTTTGAGGTACTCAAACAGCTTAAAAACAATTCCGTCACTCAGGCGATTCCTGCGATCATCCACTCATCTGCCCAACTAGATGCAGAAGTACGGAGTTGGTTAGCCGAACAAAGTATCGCCATTCTTTCCAAAGAAACAGGCTCTCAAACGGCAGCGATCGCCCAACTTCAACATGCGCTCGTCAAAGCCGGACTCGTTCTGGGTAATTGGGAGGAAAGCAATGTCTGA
- a CDS encoding STAS domain-containing protein, translating to MSESKISDILETFEADLLSEWTQELATVNIRRGLIKEAQLKEECREFLSLFRLAVGQGNLTNIQTSAWQEMREMLTSISRSRSQQGFTPTETATFIFSFKQPLFNQLRHQLQDPIELGDEIWLATSLLDRLGLLVVEAYQKAREEVILRQQEELMELSTPVVKLWDGILALPIIGTLDSARTQIVMESLLQKIVETGSEVAIIDITGVPTVDTLTAQHLLKTVTAARLMGADCIISGIRPQIAQTIVYLGIDLADVTTKATLADAFLMALKRMGASIRSQSK from the coding sequence ATGAGCGAAAGTAAAATATCAGACATCCTAGAAACCTTCGAGGCAGATTTGCTGTCGGAGTGGACTCAGGAGTTAGCCACTGTCAATATTCGGAGAGGCTTAATTAAAGAAGCCCAGTTAAAGGAGGAGTGCCGGGAATTCCTGAGCTTGTTTAGGCTCGCCGTTGGGCAGGGCAACTTGACCAATATTCAGACATCAGCGTGGCAGGAGATGCGGGAGATGCTGACTAGCATTTCTCGATCGCGATCGCAACAAGGTTTCACACCGACTGAAACGGCTACATTTATTTTTTCCTTCAAGCAACCCCTGTTCAACCAATTGCGCCATCAATTGCAAGACCCCATTGAGTTAGGTGATGAGATTTGGCTAGCCACAAGCTTACTAGATCGGCTGGGATTGCTGGTGGTAGAAGCGTATCAGAAGGCGCGGGAAGAGGTGATTTTGCGACAGCAGGAAGAGTTGATGGAGCTGTCTACCCCAGTGGTTAAACTCTGGGACGGAATTTTGGCATTGCCCATTATCGGCACCCTGGATAGTGCCCGCACTCAAATAGTTATGGAGTCGTTATTGCAGAAGATTGTTGAAACAGGGTCAGAAGTTGCCATCATTGACATTACTGGGGTTCCCACCGTCGATACCCTCACCGCTCAACATCTGCTCAAGACCGTTACCGCTGCCCGTCTCATGGGAGCCGATTGTATAATCAGTGGCATTCGTCCGCAAATTGCCCAAACGATCGTCTATCTTGGCATTGATTTGGCAGATGTGACAACAAAGGCAACCCTAGCTGATGCCTTTCTCATGGCGTTAAAACGGATGGGAGCAAGTATTCGCTCTCAATCCAAATAA
- a CDS encoding DUF1648 domain-containing protein — protein sequence MSRYRPVLLIAQSSQAQILNLIALAGLVALFGIAIHAWFTLPDTIPIHFGFDGQANGWGSKKNLWLLPIVGLAIYGLLTFISRYPHTFNYAVKITEQNALQQYKIACSMLNWLKTEMVWIFAYIEWQIFYLATTANPNLGIWFLPVSLIIVFGTIGYWLSQSFLAR from the coding sequence ATGAGCCGTTATAGACCTGTTTTGTTAATTGCTCAATCATCTCAAGCACAAATACTAAATTTGATCGCACTTGCGGGGCTAGTGGCATTATTCGGCATAGCTATTCACGCTTGGTTTACATTACCAGATACTATACCCATCCACTTTGGATTTGATGGACAAGCTAACGGTTGGGGAAGCAAAAAAAATCTCTGGTTGTTACCAATTGTAGGTTTAGCAATTTATGGGCTTTTAACATTTATCAGTCGTTATCCTCATACATTTAATTATGCAGTGAAAATTACTGAACAAAATGCATTGCAGCAGTATAAAATTGCCTGCTCAATGCTCAATTGGTTAAAAACTGAAATGGTTTGGATATTTGCTTATATTGAATGGCAAATTTTCTACTTAGCAACTACAGCAAACCCTAACTTAGGGATATGGTTTCTCCCTGTATCACTAATAATTGTATTCGGGACGATTGGATATTGGTTGAGTCAATCTTTCCTAGCACGTTAA
- a CDS encoding Hsp20/alpha crystallin family protein — MALVRWNPWREIDTLQRQINSLFEDTRVPSGFLDRDFIKVPAAELQETDDAVLLLLELPGIDAKDLDIQVTEDAVHISAERKSETKTQENGNTKTEFYYGKFQRVIPLSARIQNTNVTADYKDGILHLTLPKTEQEKNKVVKVNL; from the coding sequence ATGGCACTAGTTCGTTGGAATCCTTGGAGAGAAATCGACACTCTACAACGTCAAATTAATAGCTTATTTGAAGACACCAGAGTACCATCTGGATTCCTTGATAGAGATTTTATCAAAGTTCCGGCTGCTGAATTACAAGAAACTGATGATGCTGTTCTTCTGTTGCTAGAACTGCCAGGAATCGACGCTAAGGACTTAGATATTCAAGTCACCGAAGATGCTGTTCACATTAGCGCTGAACGGAAGTCTGAAACTAAAACCCAAGAAAACGGTAATACCAAGACCGAATTTTACTACGGCAAATTCCAACGTGTAATTCCTTTATCTGCTCGAATTCAAAACACCAATGTCACCGCAGATTATAAAGACGGCATCTTGCATCTGACACTACCCAAAACTGAGCAAGAAAAGAACAAGGTTGTCAAGGTTAATCTCTAA
- a CDS encoding cysteine hydrolase family protein, whose amino-acid sequence MKRALLVIDVQNEYFTGKLPITYPSGSLDNILQVMNIAKERDIPVIVVRHTQPLENSPIFQKGSPEWELHPEIAKYPYDLLIEKNLPGSFTATELETWLKEKNIDTVVISGYMTQMCCDTTARQAAHLGFSVEFLSDATGTLAFQNNAGTATDEELHRATLVAQDTFISKVINTSKWINNLEDTNKVQK is encoded by the coding sequence ATGAAACGAGCTTTATTAGTAATTGATGTTCAGAACGAATACTTCACTGGTAAATTACCAATAACCTATCCATCAGGAAGTTTAGATAATATTCTTCAAGTGATGAATATTGCTAAAGAACGAGATATACCTGTGATTGTTGTTAGACATACACAGCCGCTAGAAAACTCTCCCATTTTTCAAAAGGGAAGTCCAGAATGGGAGCTTCATCCGGAAATTGCCAAATATCCCTACGATCTCCTGATTGAGAAAAATTTGCCAGGAAGTTTCACAGCGACAGAATTAGAGACTTGGCTCAAAGAGAAGAATATTGATACTGTCGTGATCTCTGGATACATGACTCAAATGTGTTGTGATACAACCGCTAGACAAGCCGCCCATCTAGGTTTTTCCGTAGAGTTTCTTTCTGATGCTACAGGAACCCTCGCCTTTCAAAATAATGCAGGTACTGCTACTGATGAAGAACTTCATAGAGCAACTTTAGTTGCTCAAGACACTTTTATTAGTAAGGTAATAAATACTTCTAAATGGATTAATAATCTTGAAGATACCAATAAAGTCCAAAAGTAA
- a CDS encoding ATP-binding SpoIIE family protein phosphatase, whose translation MIESVAITITESSQTGEARRVAMALATRLGFQETERGKVGIVVTEVANNLIQHAHSGVVLLRALKHDLALGIEVLSLDKGPGMVDVDECLQDGFSTGGTLGNGMGAIRRLSELFEIYSIPNQGTALLAHLWSNPTPHLPEKILEIGAICLPKQGEDISGDAWACEIDRRRSLLLVADGLGHGPAAASAASQAVRIFQDHHHRSPGAIVEAAHAALRTTRGAALAIAEIDFEQQSVRFAGIGNIAASIFSFTEHRNLVSHNGTVGHEVRKIQEFSYPWYDNGLLIMHSDGLGAKWRLDRYPGLSQKHPSLIAGVLYRDFNRERDDVTVLVAKG comes from the coding sequence ATGATCGAATCTGTCGCCATCACAATTACTGAATCTAGCCAAACCGGGGAAGCCCGACGGGTAGCGATGGCTTTAGCAACTCGGCTCGGCTTTCAGGAAACAGAACGGGGCAAAGTTGGCATTGTGGTGACAGAAGTTGCTAACAATCTGATACAGCACGCTCACAGCGGCGTGGTGTTGCTGCGGGCGCTCAAGCACGATTTAGCCCTCGGCATTGAGGTTTTATCGCTCGATAAAGGACCGGGGATGGTCGATGTCGATGAGTGTTTGCAAGATGGCTTTTCTACAGGCGGAACCTTAGGCAATGGAATGGGTGCAATTCGTCGCCTCTCTGAGTTATTTGAAATTTACTCTATTCCTAACCAAGGGACAGCACTCCTCGCCCACCTTTGGTCAAACCCAACACCCCATCTGCCCGAAAAGATTTTAGAAATTGGAGCGATCTGTTTACCAAAACAAGGAGAGGACATTTCAGGCGATGCCTGGGCATGTGAAATCGATCGTCGCCGCAGTTTGTTGCTAGTAGCCGATGGCTTGGGGCATGGGCCTGCGGCTGCTAGTGCTGCTTCCCAAGCCGTGAGAATCTTTCAAGACCATCATCATCGTTCTCCTGGGGCGATCGTTGAAGCTGCCCACGCCGCCTTGCGAACTACGCGAGGAGCAGCACTCGCCATTGCCGAAATCGACTTTGAACAACAGTCTGTCCGCTTTGCCGGAATTGGCAACATCGCTGCCAGTATTTTTTCGTTTACCGAACACCGCAACTTAGTATCTCATAACGGCACAGTCGGACATGAAGTCCGCAAAATTCAAGAGTTTAGCTATCCCTGGTATGACAACGGACTTTTAATTATGCATTCTGACGGATTAGGCGCTAAGTGGCGGCTCGATCGCTATCCCGGCTTGAGTCAAAAACATCCCAGTTTGATCGCAGGTGTGTTATACCGAGACTTTAACCGAGAACGGGACGATGTGACGGTGTTGGTGGCGAAAGGATAA
- a CDS encoding STAS domain-containing protein encodes MERIPILKMGDLLLVTIQVDMHDRLAMTLQDDLTNRITETHAHGVLIDISALEIVDSFIGRILSNIAKMSRVLDAETVVVGMQPAVAITLVELGLSLTGIRTALNVEKGMALLRSSLDKTTNQITATKWLADDDAED; translated from the coding sequence ATGGAACGCATTCCTATACTTAAAATGGGCGATCTCCTGCTTGTGACGATCCAAGTGGATATGCACGATCGCCTCGCCATGACGCTACAAGATGACCTGACTAACCGCATCACTGAAACTCACGCTCACGGTGTGCTGATCGATATTTCTGCATTAGAGATTGTTGATTCGTTCATTGGCAGGATTTTAAGTAACATTGCTAAAATGTCACGGGTGCTGGATGCTGAAACAGTTGTCGTTGGAATGCAGCCTGCTGTAGCAATCACCCTAGTGGAATTGGGGCTGTCGTTGACGGGCATTCGCACTGCCCTAAATGTAGAAAAGGGCATGGCACTGTTGCGATCGTCACTCGATAAAACCACAAATCAAATCACTGCCACCAAATGGCTTGCAGATGACGATGCAGAAGACTGA
- a CDS encoding hybrid sensor histidine kinase/response regulator: MSEPQVTILHVDDNEANRYVVTRILQNAGFTVVEAATGASGLKAVAQYQPALVILDVKLPDLSGFEVCRQIKANPETAFILVLHLSATFVHSQDKAVGLDGGADAYLVQPVEPIELLATVRSLLRIRRAEEAALSSAREWQTTFDSINDGVCLVDREGIIVRCNRGIMQIFCKPPHEILGCPHHKLMDAELGMGDGACFRRAKETHQRQVLEFQSQGRWFAKTIDPVLDEHGTFTGAVFILSNITERKRIEDERKQAEIILQQRNQRLDLLYETTRDLLSSDQPLTLIGSLFRKLKGLLELDVFLNYLIDSDRNQLHLTSYGGIDESIAQEIKWLEFGQTVCGTVAQSRNQIVCAGIQNSDDPKTDLIRSLGITAYSCQPLIAQGHLFGTLSFGSRRRHQFTSAETNLMQALCDQMAIALDRAQLLSSLHQQADQLRQANRIKDEFLAVLSHELRSPLNPILGWAKILQTSQQDTAKTQHALKTIERNAKLQAQLIEDLLDVSRILQGKLSLNTVPVGLPFTIKAALETVRLAAEAKSIQIESIFESNIGQVLGDSGRLQQIVWNLLSNAIKFTSHGGRVEVRLERIKDEGEGMNQLDTHSLEYAQITVSDTGRGISSDFLPYVFDYFRQADGTTTRKFGGLGLGLAIVRHLVELHGGTVLGTSPGEGQGATFTVKLPLILTAKLNQDDSAFDNRSDLNLNGLQALLVDDNRDSRDFIAFLLEQYGVQVTEVDSASEALSSLGQAKFDLLISDVGMPDMDGYTLIRQIRKQSPEQGGEIPAIALTAYAGESDRQQALAAGFQQHISKPIEPELLVQTILTILGIEPKYA, from the coding sequence ATGTCTGAACCACAAGTGACGATCCTGCATGTTGACGATAACGAAGCCAATCGTTACGTTGTCACCCGGATTTTGCAAAATGCAGGCTTTACCGTGGTGGAAGCAGCAACTGGAGCAAGTGGATTAAAAGCAGTTGCTCAGTATCAGCCTGCTCTGGTAATTCTGGATGTCAAATTACCCGATTTGAGCGGCTTTGAAGTCTGTCGCCAAATTAAGGCAAACCCCGAAACGGCTTTTATTCTCGTCCTACACCTTTCTGCAACTTTTGTTCACAGCCAGGATAAAGCAGTAGGCTTGGATGGTGGTGCCGATGCCTATCTAGTGCAACCAGTTGAACCGATTGAACTGCTGGCTACGGTGCGATCGCTGCTACGAATTCGACGGGCAGAGGAAGCTGCTTTGTCCTCAGCGCGGGAGTGGCAAACGACCTTTGACTCTATCAACGACGGCGTGTGTCTGGTAGACCGAGAAGGTATAATTGTGCGCTGTAATCGAGGGATCATGCAGATTTTTTGCAAACCCCCTCACGAAATCTTAGGTTGTCCTCATCATAAGTTGATGGACGCAGAATTGGGAATGGGTGACGGGGCCTGCTTTCGCCGTGCTAAAGAAACTCACCAACGGCAAGTTCTAGAATTTCAGTCCCAAGGGCGCTGGTTTGCCAAAACCATCGACCCGGTACTTGATGAGCATGGAACTTTCACAGGTGCCGTTTTCATCCTGTCAAATATTACCGAGCGCAAGCGAATCGAGGATGAACGCAAGCAAGCAGAAATCATTTTACAACAGCGCAATCAACGCCTGGATTTGCTCTATGAAACTACACGGGATTTACTTTCCAGCGACCAACCGCTGACGTTGATTGGTAGCTTATTCAGGAAACTCAAAGGCTTGCTAGAGTTAGATGTTTTCTTGAATTACCTCATTGATAGCGATCGGAACCAGCTTCATCTAACGTCTTATGGAGGCATTGATGAATCCATTGCCCAGGAGATTAAATGGCTGGAGTTTGGGCAAACGGTCTGTGGGACGGTTGCTCAGTCCAGGAATCAAATCGTATGTGCAGGCATTCAAAACTCAGACGATCCAAAAACCGATTTGATTCGCTCGCTGGGAATCACTGCCTACTCCTGTCAACCGCTGATTGCTCAGGGACACTTATTTGGTACGCTCTCGTTTGGCAGTCGCCGCCGCCACCAGTTTACATCCGCAGAAACTAATTTAATGCAGGCACTATGCGACCAGATGGCAATTGCCCTAGACCGAGCGCAGCTTCTTTCATCTTTACACCAGCAAGCTGACCAATTGCGCCAAGCTAATCGCATCAAAGACGAATTTCTAGCGGTGCTGTCCCATGAATTGCGATCGCCCCTAAATCCGATTCTGGGTTGGGCAAAAATTTTGCAAACGAGCCAGCAGGACACAGCCAAAACTCAGCACGCGCTCAAAACCATCGAACGCAACGCCAAACTACAAGCACAACTGATCGAGGATCTGCTCGATGTGTCGCGTATTCTCCAAGGCAAGTTGAGTTTGAACACAGTTCCAGTCGGTCTACCTTTTACCATCAAAGCTGCCCTTGAAACCGTGCGGCTCGCTGCTGAAGCTAAATCCATTCAAATTGAATCAATATTTGAATCGAACATTGGGCAAGTGTTGGGTGATTCCGGTCGCCTGCAACAGATTGTTTGGAATTTACTTTCCAACGCGATTAAATTTACCTCACACGGTGGTCGAGTAGAGGTGCGGTTAGAAAGGATAAAGGATGAAGGAGAAGGGATGAATCAACTAGATACTCATTCTTTGGAATACGCTCAAATCACTGTCAGCGACACTGGCAGGGGCATCTCTAGCGACTTTCTGCCCTACGTCTTTGACTACTTCCGCCAAGCCGATGGAACAACGACCCGAAAATTTGGGGGGTTGGGGTTGGGGTTAGCGATCGTGCGTCATTTGGTTGAACTGCACGGGGGAACCGTTCTGGGAACGAGTCCTGGAGAAGGACAAGGAGCAACATTTACAGTCAAGCTTCCACTCATCCTTACGGCAAAACTAAATCAAGATGATAGTGCGTTTGATAATCGCTCGGACCTCAATCTGAATGGATTGCAAGCACTGCTTGTAGACGATAACAGAGATTCGCGGGATTTCATCGCCTTCCTGCTAGAACAGTATGGGGTGCAAGTGACTGAAGTGGACTCAGCAAGTGAAGCTCTGAGCAGTTTGGGGCAAGCAAAATTTGATTTGCTAATTAGCGATGTTGGTATGCCGGATATGGATGGCTACACACTAATTCGGCAAATTAGAAAGCAGTCGCCTGAGCAAGGCGGAGAAATTCCGGCCATCGCCCTCACTGCTTATGCTGGAGAAAGCGATCGACAACAAGCACTAGCCGCTGGATTTCAACAGCATATTTCCAAACCAATTGAACCAGAGCTACTAGTGCAGACTATTTTGACTATATTGGGCATCGAGCCAAAATATGCGTAG
- a CDS encoding anti-sigma regulatory factor gives MEIQSSSDVVLVRQAVRQLAVEIGFGLVDQTKIVTAASELARNTLDYGGGGTAKLETLQEGRRRGLRLTFEDRGPGIPDIDLALKDGFTTGGGLGMGLSGAKRLANEFEIQSAVGEGTRVTIVRWK, from the coding sequence ATGGAAATTCAATCTTCTAGTGATGTAGTCTTAGTTCGGCAGGCTGTGCGCCAGCTGGCCGTGGAGATTGGCTTTGGCTTAGTAGACCAAACTAAAATTGTGACCGCCGCCAGTGAGTTAGCGCGTAATACCCTAGACTATGGGGGAGGCGGCACAGCAAAGCTAGAAACGCTTCAGGAAGGGAGACGACGAGGACTCAGGCTGACCTTTGAAGATCGGGGCCCGGGAATTCCCGATATCGATCTGGCGCTCAAGGATGGGTTCACCACAGGTGGTGGGTTGGGTATGGGGCTGAGCGGCGCCAAGCGACTTGCCAATGAATTTGAGATTCAGTCTGCGGTGGGAGAAGGAACACGAGTAACAATTGTACGATGGAAATAA
- the psbA gene encoding photosystem II q(b) protein: MTATIQRRESANVWERFCNWITSTNNRLYIGWFGVLMIPTLLAATACFVIAFIAAPPVDIDGIREPVAGSLVYGNNIISGAVVPSSNAIGLHFYPIWEAASLDEWLYNGGPYQLVVFHFLIGVFCYLGREWELSYRLGMRPWICLAFSAPVAAATAVFLIYPIGQGSFSDGMPLGISGTFNFMIVFQAEHNILMHPFHMLGVAGVFGGSLFSAMHGSLVTSSLVRETTESESQNYGYKFGQEEETYNIVAAHGYFGRLIFQYASFNNSRSLHFFLAAWPVIGIWFTALGVSTMAFNLNGFNFNQSIIDSQGRVINTWADIINRANLGMEVMHERNAHNFPLDLAASDVAPVALTAPAING; encoded by the coding sequence ATGACAGCAACCATTCAACGCCGCGAAAGCGCCAACGTTTGGGAGCGGTTTTGCAACTGGATCACCAGCACCAACAACCGCTTATACATCGGCTGGTTCGGTGTACTCATGATCCCCACCTTGCTAGCTGCTACCGCTTGCTTCGTAATCGCCTTCATCGCTGCTCCTCCAGTAGACATCGATGGTATCCGTGAGCCTGTTGCAGGTTCCTTAGTTTACGGAAACAACATCATCTCTGGTGCAGTTGTTCCTTCCTCCAACGCTATCGGTTTGCACTTCTACCCAATTTGGGAAGCAGCATCCTTAGACGAGTGGTTGTACAACGGCGGTCCTTACCAGTTGGTAGTATTCCACTTCCTGATTGGCGTATTCTGCTACTTAGGTCGTGAGTGGGAACTCTCCTACCGCTTAGGAATGCGTCCTTGGATTTGCCTAGCATTCTCTGCACCAGTAGCAGCAGCAACCGCAGTATTCTTGATCTACCCCATCGGACAAGGTTCATTCTCTGATGGTATGCCCTTGGGTATCTCCGGAACCTTCAACTTCATGATCGTGTTTCAAGCAGAACACAACATCTTGATGCACCCCTTCCACATGTTAGGTGTGGCTGGTGTATTCGGTGGAAGCTTATTCTCTGCAATGCACGGTTCTCTAGTTACCTCTTCTTTAGTTCGTGAGACAACCGAAAGCGAATCTCAAAACTACGGTTACAAGTTCGGTCAAGAAGAAGAAACCTACAACATTGTTGCAGCACACGGTTACTTCGGTCGCTTGATTTTCCAATACGCTTCCTTCAACAACAGCCGTTCCTTGCACTTCTTCCTAGCTGCATGGCCTGTGATTGGCATCTGGTTCACCGCTTTGGGTGTAAGCACAATGGCTTTCAACTTGAACGGTTTCAACTTCAACCAATCAATCATTGACTCACAAGGTCGCGTCATCAACACCTGGGCTGACATCATCAACCGCGCTAACCTGGGTATGGAAGTAATGCACGAGCGCAACGCTCACAACTTCCCCTTAGACTTGGCAGCAAGTGATGTTGCTCCTGTAGCTCTAACCGCTCCTGCTATCAACGGTTAA
- a CDS encoding thylakoid membrane photosystem I accumulation factor, whose protein sequence is MNSTRFLFLHKKLTGWRRLLSKCVLLVVCLFIISMQPAYAGLNDDRYDGNMFVVYAGNGSLVPSRQTLAQSLAEHKPVFLAFYLDDSSDSKRYAISISRVQEFYGKVAEIIPISVDSIPFKEAYDPTEPGYYYSGSVPQVLVFNQSGEVVLNKKGQVPFEEIDDEFRKIFNLLPRTETAKLQRRAFNEFSSELAQ, encoded by the coding sequence ATGAATAGCACAAGGTTTCTTTTTTTACATAAAAAACTTACTGGCTGGCGGAGGTTGCTGTCCAAATGCGTGTTGTTGGTTGTTTGTCTGTTCATTATAAGTATGCAACCTGCATATGCTGGTCTCAATGATGATAGATATGATGGCAACATGTTTGTAGTTTATGCTGGTAATGGTTCATTGGTTCCTTCCAGACAGACATTGGCACAGTCTTTAGCAGAACATAAACCTGTATTTTTGGCGTTTTATCTTGATGACAGCAGTGATTCCAAAAGATATGCCATTTCCATTTCACGGGTACAGGAATTCTATGGCAAGGTGGCAGAGATTATCCCCATCAGTGTAGATAGTATCCCGTTTAAAGAGGCCTATGATCCCACAGAACCAGGATATTACTATTCTGGGAGTGTTCCTCAAGTTTTGGTGTTTAATCAATCAGGTGAGGTCGTTTTGAATAAAAAGGGTCAAGTACCTTTTGAAGAGATAGACGATGAATTTCGCAAAATATTTAATTTATTACCACGCACCGAAACAGCAAAACTACAGCGACGGGCTTTCAATGAGTTCAGTAGTGAGTTAGCTCAGTAA